The genome window TTTGGCTCTCATTGGAAGCCACAAGACAGATGATTTGGGTTATGTAGCAGTAGCTTTTTTGTTGTGGTTCACTTAATTTTGCAAATTCAAATCAGCCAACattaactgactgactgcacaGTGTCTGCACCAGCAAGTGACACTTTGAACGAGGTCACTCGCAGCTGTGGAGGTTATGAAGTGTGGGAAACTCTCAGCACCAATCACCACAATTAGGAAGTAATTATCAACCAGTGGACATGTCGCACAACCAGCTGTACGTATTTAGTTTCTCTACATTTGCACAGATTCGTTCTCTCACCCTGATTTTATATTTCCCTCAAGGTTACTGTCCCCACGGCCAGTTTCGGAACGTTACCGGGCCGAGGGTCTACACGGCAGGAGAGTACCCTGGGTCCTACGCGTATGGAGCCTGGGGTCGGGATCCTAAACCAGAGGCGGGGAAGGAGAACTTTTATTGGATGGTCGTACTGACCTCCGGCAACAAATTCTCCAACTACGTCCGTTTCTACTCCAGCCTGAGCGCTCTCATTGTAGGTGTGAGCACACCAGGTAAACAACTCTCATGTTCTAGTTTTAAGTGTTATTGTTAGAAATGCACAGGGTGCATCATTTTGCAATCCATACCTCTGATGAACAATGCCACGGAATggtaaatagtgcatttgttggggactatttaCACTACACTGTGTGTGCTCATGATGATGAAGGAATGTGTTGCTCGTGAAACAAGGTGGTGTTTTTTACAGAGCCCCtgaagtgtcatgaagaaaaactaaaactatcgtgcgcacgagatactaaaacgtgtGCACGTTTAAGCTAAATCGTGCGCacaagatactaaaacgtgcactcgatttaatgcactcgatcatttatacagacaggcagcaacaacaatagacagccggGCTCCTTTCAcaactgaatctgattttaatatttacccgtattttccgcactataaggcgcaccttcaatgaatggcctattttaaaacttttttcatatatagggcgcaccgcattctaaggcgcatagaaagaaactaccgtactgtggtgtctggggttgcattatgcatccactagatcaggggtcggcagCCCGCGGCTTCGGAAccgcatgcggctctttcattcctctgataataaattataattaagtaattaatgagcatttatttaaaatgtattttattttagtttgttcgttttgaaacaaacactgcgAGCgttcacagatgacagcttatcctgcctaaagatgcaggtgacggcgcacagcgctgatgtgcagaccctgtgcgctgaggttcaggagcagaaatcacattaaccacgtttgacTAATATTctaattgcctattatttagcatatattctTATTTTTGCTTGATTTAATATCTCGTGCGCacaatatagttttttttttcttcatgacactttagggcCTCCGtagtttttaatagttttaggAAAAGAATTGAGCTCAATACTTGATCAGATCAATTAAAAATTGGTTTCGGTCTTTTCATGGGATATGCTGGCAATAGGAACTTTCTAACTTCCTagtcctgatggtggcgctacagcAGCCATTTAGAtttgaaaacattgaaaattCAGAACAAGTCAGTCGTACACACTATGACTTTGCAACTTTCACCAAAATGTGGGCCCAGAGTGCAGAAATGTTCGGATGCTTTGAGCCGGCAGGAGTTATTCTTTAAGTtcttcactctgtttttttcttgctacACTGCATCTTCAGACTGTTCTCCGCAAGCAATCCACATTTTTGAACTTTCAAAAATTGAACTCGCAGTCCATCAGAACATCTTACTGTAAACAACTTCTGCAAATTCTTgccaaacaaatctgcagtgttCTTGAAAAGAGTCAGAACTTTTGATCATATTTTGATTTCTATCAACATGTGAACTGTTGCAGTCAATGagaaattacacattttttaacatCACTTTGACACTTAAGCAGCAATCAAtctgtaaaaataaattacaatgcAATAAATTGTTGTTCAGATGCACAAATTCTTAGAAATTTGTCTTGCTAAATGAATTTCTGACACTAGTTTGAAATCTGCTGTTACGTGCACCCCTGGTCCAGGTGTTACATGCAACACGTGGACCTGGTGGTTGAGGCAGATGGcacccacccagagcctggttctgctcgagaCTTAtgggggaattgttgggtctcaGTACATAAAGAGTTTGAACCTGCTTTATATGGAAAGTGTCATGAGACAACTTTgtttgtgatttggtgctatataaataaaactaaattaacTGAACTGCTGAGGTCATAGTGTGAAGCTGTCGATTGCTTTTCACTTGGCTGGCAACTTAACAAGATCATGACCTTCCTTTAGTGTCTGAGGCAAGCCCTGGGTGATGCAgaataaacacattaatgcCTCCTCAGGCATTGTACTGTGCGTGAAGCAGAGACATGTGACTTAAATGTTTAATGCTATTTCTGGTGTGGAACGCTCTTTTTCATCCGCAAAATGCCCGGTCACCACTGCAGAGGAGCTATAACCTTCTTCATCCTCGTCTTCCAGGTAACATCCAGATCCACTCCTCTAACCCAACCACCAACACCATCCAGGGTCCAAACGTGGTGCTGTATGGAGGGGCCTTGTACTACAACTGTTACAACCAAGATGCTGTTTGTCGATTCAACCTCACCACCAAAGCTGTTACCACCTTACGGCTGGCCAAAGGCACCAGGTTCACTGCTTCATTATTTTTTGACCGGGTGTTGTCGATACCAGAATTAATAGTTCCAATTCAAATGTTGAATTCTATAGTTTTCGAAACAACAAAGCAACTATAAAAAAACGAATGACCAACCTGTGTAAAAGATTCCATGCGTGTAGAGTTATGAATGAAAGCATGATGTAATGACTGAAAGAAAACTAAGATACAGGTATAGTTTTCTCCAAATTTacgctttaaaaacaaaacatctgttttatgttattttttcagGTTTAACTCAAAGGGTAACTTCTGCCACCTCGATGACTGCTACTTGTTCACAGACCTGGACCTGGCCACAGATGAGTCAGGCGTCTGGGTGATCTATACCACCACCCAGGACTTTGGCTACATGGTGCTATCCAAGGTGGAGGAACCGCTGGCGCTCGGTCAAACCTGGCGCACCTCGGTCTACAAGCAGGGGGTGACCAACACCTTTATGGCGTGCGGCGTGCTCTACGCGACCCGGTATGTCAACAAAGACACTGAAGAGATCTTCTATTCGTTCGACACCACCACAGGAGTAGAAAGGTTCAACCTCGGCATCTTCATCAACAAGATGTCTCCCAACATTTATTCTCTGAACTACAGCCCTGTGGACCAGATGCTGCACGCCTACTGTAACTCCTACATGGTTTCCTacaaggttttgtttttgtgaaaggaTAATGCTGACAACATTTTCTATAAAACCCTGTGAAATTACTTGTGCTATACATGGGCATGGCATGGTTAACATGGTTAAATCAgcataatgtaatgtaatttgcAGTCTACTCATTCCAtta of Chelmon rostratus isolate fCheRos1 chromosome 6, fCheRos1.pri, whole genome shotgun sequence contains these proteins:
- the LOC121607876 gene encoding olfactomedin-4-like, giving the protein MKLHVIIPLCALLTLTQQTPSRDVNCRCELTHSEKAFPHDKLSTAEDSASKCNSNVTPQKTLELESLLLGLERRVPQLQEDVSVLEREDDGQLYSVLSLLVVENELLEIKQLINRLNRTMLAHQWLTTNTTNELDDLRAEMQELETYDTMQVVKRQQDNQRLKRDLDKCMHGLQPTTQPTQPPHGYCPHGQFRNVTGPRVYTAGEYPGSYAYGAWGRDPKPEAGKENFYWMVVLTSGNKFSNYVRFYSSLSALIVGVSTPGNIQIHSSNPTTNTIQGPNVVLYGGALYYNCYNQDAVCRFNLTTKAVTTLRLAKGTRFNSKGNFCHLDDCYLFTDLDLATDESGVWVIYTTTQDFGYMVLSKVEEPLALGQTWRTSVYKQGVTNTFMACGVLYATRYVNKDTEEIFYSFDTTTGVERFNLGIFINKMSPNIYSLNYSPVDQMLHAYCNSYMVSYKVLFL